The Saccharopolyspora gloriosae genome has a segment encoding these proteins:
- a CDS encoding CoA transferase, which yields MTEDVADAAVRCAVDWSGPVRATLPDEAAVQAACGIMHVHGRSAGRPLALGVDYASVVAGVLAAQGTLAAEIARVRGARYGEVRTSVAQAALLSVQQYLAVAATDPADEAAPRSEVDGGRRPPFTTADGVRCELETLDAQPWLRFWQALGAEKSAIARGWFPFQQRFGTATCALPIALHDVIGRTAFAQVRTAAAESGVAVLPIRDDPASPWEVPACTGTALPAAAPRTWSVPAAAPLEGIVVVESTRRVQGPVAGHVLRMLGAEVIRVEPPGGDPMRGLPPMAGDCSVRYRSLNDGKRTVEVDIKSAAGRRELHDLVAGAEAFVHNWAPGKAAQLGLDAADLVRSSPGLVYAWASGWGDAAGPNPPLGTDFLVQAGSGLAAALTPRGTPAAPSLMTLTDVLGGLVCANGVLAGLLRRVRTGEGTRVDTSLLSGASLIPRDQLHRPTATDGPLRTADGFLVLPRDIDPAAARAVFGCAPDDIAFRCRDQATRTWVQRGAEVGVELTPVCTNLRDIAADARFNSALGRAEHLFPLPPWEFS from the coding sequence TTGACCGAGGACGTTGCGGACGCGGCGGTGCGGTGCGCGGTCGACTGGTCAGGGCCGGTGCGGGCAACGCTGCCTGATGAGGCGGCGGTGCAGGCGGCCTGCGGCATCATGCACGTGCACGGCCGGTCCGCCGGGCGGCCCCTCGCACTGGGCGTGGACTACGCCTCGGTGGTCGCCGGAGTGCTGGCGGCGCAGGGAACGCTGGCCGCGGAGATCGCCCGGGTCAGAGGTGCCCGGTACGGCGAGGTGCGCACGTCGGTGGCGCAGGCCGCGTTGCTCAGCGTGCAGCAGTACCTCGCGGTCGCGGCCACCGATCCGGCCGACGAGGCGGCGCCGAGATCCGAAGTGGACGGTGGCAGGCGGCCACCGTTCACCACCGCCGACGGGGTCCGCTGCGAGCTGGAAACGCTCGACGCGCAACCGTGGCTGCGCTTCTGGCAGGCGCTGGGCGCGGAGAAGTCCGCGATCGCACGCGGCTGGTTCCCCTTCCAGCAGCGTTTCGGCACCGCGACCTGCGCGTTGCCCATCGCGCTGCACGACGTCATCGGCCGCACCGCGTTCGCGCAAGTGCGGACGGCCGCAGCGGAATCCGGGGTGGCGGTGCTGCCGATCCGGGACGATCCGGCGTCACCGTGGGAGGTCCCGGCCTGCACCGGCACTGCCCTGCCCGCCGCCGCGCCGCGAACCTGGAGCGTGCCGGCAGCGGCACCGCTGGAGGGGATCGTCGTCGTCGAGTCGACTCGGCGGGTGCAGGGGCCGGTCGCCGGGCACGTACTGCGGATGCTCGGCGCCGAGGTGATCCGCGTGGAACCGCCCGGCGGCGACCCGATGCGCGGCCTGCCGCCGATGGCCGGTGACTGCTCGGTGCGGTACCGCTCCCTCAACGACGGCAAGCGGACCGTCGAAGTGGACATCAAGTCGGCGGCCGGACGGCGCGAACTCCACGACCTGGTGGCCGGCGCGGAGGCGTTCGTGCACAACTGGGCGCCGGGCAAGGCCGCGCAGCTGGGCCTGGACGCAGCCGACCTGGTGCGCAGCAGTCCCGGACTGGTCTACGCGTGGGCGTCCGGCTGGGGCGACGCGGCAGGGCCGAATCCGCCGCTGGGCACGGATTTCCTGGTGCAGGCGGGCAGCGGGCTGGCCGCGGCGCTGACCCCGCGCGGCACACCGGCGGCGCCGTCGCTGATGACGCTGACCGACGTGCTCGGCGGGCTCGTGTGCGCGAACGGCGTGCTGGCCGGACTTCTGCGGCGGGTGCGCACCGGGGAAGGCACCCGAGTGGACACGTCGCTGCTGTCCGGTGCGAGCCTCATTCCCCGGGACCAACTCCACCGGCCCACCGCGACGGACGGTCCATTGCGGACGGCCGACGGTTTCCTGGTGCTGCCACGCGACATCGACCCCGCCGCCGCGAGAGCGGTGTTCGGTTGCGCGCCGGACGACATCGCCTTCCGGTGCCGCGACCAGGCCACCCGCACCTGGGTGCAGCGGGGCGCGGAGGTGGGAGTGGAACTCACCCCGGTCTGCACGAACTTGCGCGACATCGCCGCCGACGCCCGCTTCAACTCCGCGCTGGGTCGTGCCGAGCACCTGTTCCCGTTGCCCCCCTGGGAGTTCTCATGA
- a CDS encoding class I SAM-dependent methyltransferase has translation MTTPLASLEWIERGEPRSAIWRSENDAAPPRRVLIGDDRLRADDAHSQAAEGTAFLWRGDFHNARNLLTAMARRVDRKPLPAMDSVAQTFHRHRQRQAQRARLLGMLLIPVEAGCELKLRRAPDIREACLAAGCPADEPFVLSLRELLGIIGAHEWRRNGIEIPALAARIHPHYGVFAPQRTDYVELLAAEPLPPAETAFDIGTGTGVLAALLARRGVRRVVATDLDPRALACAAENVNGLGLGDRIEVTAADLYPAGRAGLVVCNPPWVPAKPSAALQRAVYDPGSRMLRGFLDGLAAHLEPGGQGWLVLSDLAELLGLRSRDELLSAIDTAGLAVEGRSDAAARHPRAADPTDPLHEARASETVSLWRLVARD, from the coding sequence CTGACTACTCCTCTGGCTTCCCTGGAATGGATCGAGCGAGGAGAGCCGCGTTCCGCGATCTGGCGCTCGGAGAACGACGCCGCCCCGCCGCGGCGGGTGCTGATCGGCGACGACCGGTTGCGGGCGGACGACGCGCACAGTCAGGCCGCGGAGGGCACCGCCTTCCTGTGGCGCGGGGACTTCCACAACGCGCGCAACCTGCTCACCGCGATGGCCCGGCGGGTCGACCGGAAACCGCTGCCCGCGATGGATTCCGTCGCGCAGACCTTCCACCGGCACCGCCAGCGCCAGGCGCAGCGGGCGCGGCTGCTGGGCATGCTGTTGATCCCCGTCGAGGCCGGTTGCGAGCTGAAGCTGCGGCGCGCTCCGGACATCCGGGAGGCGTGCCTGGCGGCGGGTTGCCCGGCTGACGAACCGTTCGTGCTGTCCCTGCGAGAACTGCTCGGCATCATCGGCGCGCACGAATGGCGGCGAAACGGGATCGAGATCCCGGCGCTGGCGGCCCGAATCCACCCGCACTACGGCGTGTTCGCCCCGCAGCGAACCGACTACGTGGAGCTGCTGGCGGCGGAACCGCTTCCCCCGGCCGAGACCGCCTTCGACATCGGCACCGGTACGGGTGTGCTGGCCGCGCTGCTGGCTCGACGCGGGGTGCGGCGAGTGGTGGCGACGGACCTGGACCCCCGTGCGCTGGCTTGCGCCGCGGAGAACGTCAACGGGCTCGGTCTGGGGGATCGGATCGAGGTCACCGCGGCCGATCTCTACCCGGCCGGCCGAGCCGGGCTGGTGGTGTGCAATCCGCCGTGGGTTCCGGCGAAGCCGTCGGCGGCGCTGCAGCGCGCCGTGTACGACCCGGGAAGCCGGATGCTGCGGGGATTCCTGGACGGGCTCGCCGCGCACCTGGAACCGGGCGGGCAGGGCTGGCTGGTGCTCTCCGACCTCGCCGAGCTGCTGGGCCTGCGTTCGCGGGACGAGTTGCTGAGCGCTATCGACACGGCGGGCCTGGCCGTCGAGGGCCGCAGCGACGCCGCTGCGCGACACCCGCGCGCCGCGGATCCGACCGATCCGCTGCACGAGGCCCGCGCGTCGGAGACGGTGTCGCTGTGGCGGCTGGTGGCGCGCGACTGA
- a CDS encoding class I adenylate-forming enzyme family protein, producing MGVLFDESARRHATTTVRLDRPFDIAPDGGSTYGVDELAELVRTAAGWLTAAGACRGDRVVIVKDNHWDYDLLACAAVRIGAIPAQLSAELSTAALEQLLKRLDAAVLVTSGGLAERCAEDGLDLVSTARATLLLDGYSPGALSLDDVRGQAAPAPRLRPDDEPLVINHTSGTTGVPKLVVHSTRTIIGQLARFESTRLPRIGVRPDDTVVNASGYAHGRTFCWTAVALSMAPQDLVILSKPDPDLADPMLRAHPPTIIEALPSTYVRFRPLTERLDNPFRRVRLFISTYDAVHPPTVRTYLNASALRSPLWMQGWGQTETGPLTFRFHTRRSLNGAASSSARHLGRPIPGRTRLRVVDPDTFEPVRRGQPGLVFVRTSARCLDYLGESERWAAKRRGEWWNTGDIGVHHRDGHVSLLDREVDATPKLSCLETEDVLEDRLPQAQECVVLGRPGEPPLPVVVTADGELTTSAWRRAIRGLPAMQEPVSLTWDQIPRTGTGKVRRALLLEQLTGSTDTPGSGRWT from the coding sequence ATGGGTGTCCTGTTCGACGAATCCGCGCGGCGGCACGCCACGACCACGGTCCGCCTGGACCGGCCGTTCGACATCGCCCCCGACGGCGGTTCGACGTACGGCGTCGACGAGCTGGCGGAACTGGTGCGCACGGCGGCCGGCTGGCTGACGGCGGCCGGTGCCTGCCGGGGCGACCGGGTGGTGATCGTGAAGGACAACCACTGGGACTACGACCTGCTCGCGTGTGCGGCGGTGCGCATCGGAGCGATTCCCGCGCAGCTCTCGGCGGAACTGTCCACGGCCGCCTTGGAGCAGCTGCTCAAGCGGCTGGACGCGGCGGTGCTCGTCACCTCCGGCGGGTTGGCCGAGCGCTGCGCGGAGGACGGACTGGACCTGGTCTCCACGGCTCGCGCCACGTTGCTGCTGGACGGTTACTCGCCGGGCGCGCTGTCCCTGGACGACGTGCGCGGGCAGGCCGCTCCCGCTCCCCGGCTGCGCCCGGACGACGAACCGCTGGTGATCAACCACACCTCCGGGACGACGGGGGTCCCGAAGCTCGTCGTGCACTCCACTCGCACCATCATCGGGCAGCTGGCGCGTTTCGAGTCCACCCGGCTGCCGCGGATCGGGGTGCGCCCGGACGACACCGTCGTCAACGCGAGCGGTTACGCGCACGGGCGGACGTTCTGCTGGACGGCGGTGGCGCTGAGCATGGCGCCGCAGGATCTGGTCATCCTCAGCAAGCCGGACCCGGATCTGGCCGATCCGATGCTGCGCGCGCACCCGCCGACGATCATCGAGGCGCTGCCCTCGACCTACGTGCGGTTCCGGCCGTTGACCGAGCGGCTGGACAACCCGTTCCGCCGGGTGCGGCTGTTCATCAGCACCTACGACGCGGTGCATCCGCCCACCGTCCGGACCTACCTGAACGCCTCCGCATTGCGGAGTCCACTGTGGATGCAAGGCTGGGGCCAGACGGAGACCGGGCCGCTGACGTTCCGCTTCCACACCCGGCGTTCGCTGAACGGTGCGGCAAGCTCCTCCGCGCGACACCTGGGCCGGCCGATCCCGGGACGGACCCGGCTGCGGGTGGTCGATCCGGACACCTTCGAGCCGGTCCGGCGTGGTCAGCCGGGCCTGGTGTTCGTGCGCACCTCCGCGCGCTGCCTGGACTACCTCGGGGAATCCGAGCGCTGGGCGGCGAAGCGGCGCGGCGAGTGGTGGAACACCGGTGACATCGGCGTGCACCACCGCGATGGCCACGTGTCGCTGCTCGACCGCGAGGTGGACGCGACGCCGAAGCTGAGCTGCCTGGAGACCGAGGACGTCCTGGAGGACCGGCTGCCCCAGGCGCAGGAGTGCGTGGTGCTCGGCCGCCCGGGTGAGCCGCCGCTACCGGTCGTGGTGACGGCCGACGGCGAGCTCACCACCAGCGCGTGGCGCCGGGCGATTCGCGGACTGCCCGCCATGCAGGAGCCGGTTTCGCTGACCTGGGACCAGATTCCGCGCACCGGCACCGGAAAGGTGCGGCGAGCGCTGCTTCTGGAACAACTCACCGGCAGCACCGACACTCCCGGGTCGGGTCGATGGACCTGA
- a CDS encoding Crp/Fnr family transcriptional regulator, producing MTGHEAGDGHRFLQSAGKLIAFHRDDRLMTVGEPAADVLLIGQGLVKIVLPDADGGYPVAGVAGPGDLLGEMGAVHARPRTASVVALSGGHGWRVQAEVFRDMQERAAVRDLLNETWRKRQENFDDRQVAQSRGVRTRVAMHLLKWAKHFGRATDSGRQVDGLTQLDIAGVVAASQKQVESALSQLRNAGLIRTGRRTFAVVDAEGLQEVIRGNRPDH from the coding sequence GTGACTGGTCATGAAGCGGGCGACGGACACCGATTCCTGCAGAGCGCGGGCAAGCTCATCGCGTTCCACCGCGATGATCGGCTGATGACGGTGGGCGAACCGGCCGCTGACGTGCTGCTCATCGGACAGGGCCTGGTCAAGATCGTGCTGCCGGACGCGGACGGTGGATACCCGGTGGCGGGCGTAGCCGGGCCGGGCGACCTGCTCGGTGAGATGGGCGCCGTGCATGCCCGGCCCCGCACCGCGAGCGTGGTTGCGCTGAGCGGAGGGCACGGTTGGCGGGTGCAGGCGGAGGTGTTCCGGGACATGCAGGAGCGGGCGGCCGTGCGCGACCTGCTGAACGAAACCTGGCGCAAGCGCCAGGAGAACTTCGACGATCGCCAGGTCGCGCAGAGCCGGGGCGTGCGCACCAGGGTCGCGATGCACCTGCTGAAGTGGGCGAAGCACTTCGGGCGGGCCACCGACTCGGGCAGGCAGGTGGACGGTTTGACGCAGCTGGACATCGCCGGTGTCGTCGCCGCCTCGCAGAAACAGGTGGAATCGGCGCTGAGTCAGCTGCGCAATGCTGGGTTGATCCGCACCGGGCGGCGGACGTTCGCCGTCGTCGACGCCGAGGGATTGCAGGAGGTGATCCGCGGCAATCGGCCGGATCACTAG
- a CDS encoding SRPBCC family protein, which produces MARTDNSVTVRAPLQLVWDMTNDVESWPELFAEYARSEVLRRAGDTIDFRLTTRPDAEGKVRSWVSRRVLDVAGRAVRTRRLETGPFRYMELYWTYRHTESGTVLRWVQEFTMRANAPFDDAAMTARLNAATRTDMHHIKAVIERAAGRPG; this is translated from the coding sequence ATGGCCAGGACCGACAACTCCGTGACCGTGCGGGCTCCGCTGCAGCTGGTGTGGGACATGACCAACGACGTGGAGTCCTGGCCGGAACTGTTCGCCGAGTACGCCAGGTCCGAGGTGTTGCGCCGCGCAGGCGACACCATCGACTTCCGCCTCACCACCCGTCCGGACGCCGAGGGCAAGGTGCGGAGCTGGGTGTCCCGCCGGGTGCTGGACGTGGCCGGACGGGCCGTGCGGACGCGGCGGCTGGAGACGGGGCCGTTCCGGTACATGGAGCTGTACTGGACGTACCGGCACACCGAGTCGGGCACGGTGCTGCGCTGGGTGCAGGAGTTCACGATGCGTGCGAACGCCCCGTTCGACGACGCGGCGATGACCGCCCGCCTCAACGCGGCGACCCGGACCGACATGCACCACATCAAGGCCGTCATCGAGCGGGCCGCAGGCCGGCCGGGGTGA
- a CDS encoding MFS transporter gives MTADATRADAAVRPRRVGSGTFMTAMVIDTIGAGVWVTFSLLYFTDGRGMQLSTAGAALSTGSLAALVLSGLAVGTFTDRFGPCPAATVSCVIRALVFPAYLWADTPVAVGLIAFGVSLGDRLYWAAHGGLVAGATSDEQARRGMFALLNSLRTLGFGLGALGVSVGAALEHRVGPVFWTTIPLLNAAGFALSGYLFWRLGTRTGRLRGCEAARDARGYRGVFADRRFLAFTGATLALTLASVAFDSILPIYLRWLGMPLWLPPAAYVLSCVAIPAFQPVALWWGRGRAPMRLMVQAAVLLAVALAGFLLLGGFGVPGAALLMSMLILLFSLGEALFGAVAMVLVLGFAGGRDSGRYGAFYQLVWGVAAAIGPGLHTLLFAVSAAAPWIVLAIALLGAALVYSHLARTAEPAVEDHRFRVDVASR, from the coding sequence ATGACAGCGGACGCGACCCGCGCCGATGCGGCGGTGCGCCCCCGCCGCGTCGGCTCCGGAACGTTCATGACCGCGATGGTCATCGACACCATCGGCGCCGGGGTCTGGGTCACGTTCTCGCTGCTCTACTTCACCGACGGCCGTGGCATGCAGCTGTCGACGGCGGGCGCCGCCTTGAGCACCGGATCGCTGGCCGCCCTCGTGCTGAGCGGGCTGGCCGTCGGCACGTTCACCGACCGCTTCGGCCCCTGCCCGGCGGCCACGGTGAGCTGCGTGATCCGCGCGCTGGTGTTCCCGGCGTACCTGTGGGCCGACACGCCCGTCGCGGTCGGGCTGATCGCGTTCGGGGTGAGTCTCGGCGATCGGCTGTACTGGGCCGCCCACGGCGGTCTCGTCGCCGGGGCCACCTCCGATGAGCAGGCACGCCGCGGAATGTTCGCGCTGCTCAACAGTTTGCGCACCCTCGGGTTCGGGTTGGGGGCGCTGGGCGTCTCGGTGGGCGCGGCGCTCGAGCACCGAGTGGGGCCGGTGTTCTGGACGACGATTCCGCTGCTCAACGCGGCGGGATTCGCGTTGTCCGGCTACCTGTTCTGGCGCCTCGGCACTCGAACCGGGCGACTCCGGGGATGCGAGGCCGCACGGGATGCGCGGGGCTATCGCGGCGTGTTCGCCGACCGCCGCTTCCTCGCGTTCACCGGGGCCACGCTCGCGCTCACCCTCGCCAGCGTCGCGTTCGACTCGATCCTGCCGATCTACCTGCGTTGGCTGGGCATGCCGCTGTGGCTGCCACCGGCGGCCTACGTGCTCTCGTGCGTGGCGATCCCCGCGTTCCAACCGGTCGCGCTGTGGTGGGGCAGGGGACGCGCGCCGATGCGGTTGATGGTGCAGGCGGCGGTCCTGCTCGCGGTCGCGCTCGCGGGTTTTCTGCTGCTCGGTGGCTTCGGAGTACCGGGTGCGGCGCTGCTGATGTCCATGCTGATTCTGCTGTTCAGCCTGGGTGAGGCGTTGTTCGGCGCGGTCGCGATGGTCCTCGTGCTCGGGTTCGCGGGCGGCCGGGATTCGGGGCGCTACGGCGCCTTCTACCAATTGGTGTGGGGCGTGGCGGCGGCGATCGGCCCTGGCCTGCACACGTTGCTGTTCGCCGTTTCCGCTGCGGCGCCGTGGATCGTGCTGGCGATCGCGCTGCTGGGCGCGGCGCTGGTCTACTCGCACTTGGCCCGGACCGCGGAACCGGCGGTCGAGGACCACCGGTTCCGCGTCGACGTCGCATCCCGCTGA
- a CDS encoding endo alpha-1,4 polygalactosaminidase, which produces MRHSPAPRRLRTLAVVGAGTFALAACGAVAAPHAPPVVRQASAVADVAPVAVPPAGGVLDYQLGGAYPPPEGVTVVARDSTAQPEPGLHNICYVNGFQSQPADRELWLTERRDLVLSGPDGEPVSDPGWPDELLLDTSTEQHRTRLAELIGDTVRGCAASGFDSVELDNLDSYGRSQGQLTEDDNVAFAKLLADVAHGAGLAVGQKNAAELGARGKDEAGFDFAVTESCHRYEGCADYAAIYGGDVLDVEYADDLRGTFPEVCADPATPATATVRDHDLVAPDDPAYVFDHC; this is translated from the coding sequence ATGAGGCACTCCCCGGCGCCCCGACGACTGCGCACGCTGGCCGTGGTGGGTGCGGGCACGTTCGCGCTCGCCGCCTGCGGCGCGGTCGCGGCCCCTCATGCGCCCCCGGTGGTTCGGCAGGCGTCGGCCGTTGCGGACGTCGCCCCGGTCGCGGTGCCGCCTGCCGGTGGCGTGCTGGACTACCAGCTCGGTGGTGCGTACCCGCCGCCGGAAGGTGTCACGGTGGTGGCTCGGGACAGCACCGCTCAACCGGAGCCCGGGCTGCACAACATCTGCTACGTCAACGGCTTCCAGTCCCAGCCCGCCGACCGGGAGCTCTGGCTCACGGAGCGCCGTGACCTGGTGCTCTCCGGCCCCGACGGCGAGCCGGTGAGCGATCCGGGATGGCCCGACGAACTCCTCCTGGACACCTCCACCGAGCAGCATCGCACCCGCCTCGCGGAGCTCATCGGCGACACCGTTCGGGGCTGCGCGGCGAGCGGATTCGACTCGGTGGAACTGGACAACCTGGACTCCTACGGCCGTTCGCAAGGACAGCTGACCGAGGACGACAACGTGGCGTTCGCGAAACTGCTGGCCGACGTGGCGCACGGCGCCGGGCTGGCGGTGGGGCAGAAGAACGCCGCCGAACTGGGCGCCCGTGGCAAGGACGAGGCCGGATTCGACTTCGCCGTCACCGAAAGCTGCCACCGGTACGAGGGATGCGCCGACTACGCGGCGATCTACGGCGGCGACGTCCTCGACGTCGAGTACGCCGACGACCTGCGCGGCACCTTCCCCGAGGTGTGCGCAGACCCGGCGACCCCGGCCACCGCCACTGTGCGCGACCACGACCTCGTCGCCCCGGACGACCCGGCCTACGTCTTCGACCACTGCTGA
- a CDS encoding class I SAM-dependent methyltransferase, translated as MGSVVTGTGVVEDQQGRREDWHHDLSAAHDPLTLRRLAETGVGGGWHCLEVGAGAGDIACWLADRVGPSGSVLATDLLPIPAARPNLRVREHNIVTEPLPAESFDLIVARLVLRFLPRRQDVIAKLVGALKPGAWLQIDEFDTSYEPLLLAADEESARLYEKFLAAKADALRSAGVDNDWGRRVPLAMRRAGLVDIDPLPHVQLRHRNSADLRLMVHRVEHMRDGLLAAGMTESELARLRTVTMHPDFRATSSLMYSVHGRKVTR; from the coding sequence ATGGGGTCGGTCGTGACCGGCACCGGCGTCGTCGAGGATCAGCAGGGCCGGAGGGAGGACTGGCATCACGATCTGAGTGCGGCACACGATCCGCTCACGTTGCGGCGGCTGGCCGAGACCGGGGTGGGCGGCGGCTGGCACTGCCTCGAAGTCGGCGCGGGGGCCGGTGACATCGCGTGCTGGCTCGCGGATCGGGTCGGACCGTCCGGCAGCGTGCTGGCCACCGATCTGCTGCCGATACCGGCGGCACGACCGAACCTGCGGGTGCGCGAGCACAACATCGTCACCGAGCCGCTGCCCGCGGAGAGCTTCGACCTGATCGTGGCCCGGCTGGTGCTGCGCTTCCTGCCTCGGCGCCAGGACGTGATCGCCAAGCTGGTGGGGGCGCTGAAGCCGGGCGCCTGGTTGCAGATCGACGAGTTCGACACCTCCTACGAGCCGTTGCTGCTGGCCGCCGACGAGGAATCCGCGCGGCTCTACGAGAAGTTCCTCGCCGCGAAAGCGGATGCGCTGCGGTCGGCAGGCGTGGACAACGACTGGGGGCGGCGAGTGCCGCTGGCGATGCGCCGGGCGGGGCTCGTCGACATCGACCCACTTCCCCACGTTCAGCTCCGGCACCGGAATTCCGCTGATCTGCGGCTGATGGTGCATCGGGTGGAGCACATGCGCGACGGGCTGCTCGCCGCGGGCATGACGGAATCGGAACTCGCGCGGCTGCGGACGGTGACGATGCATCCCGACTTCCGCGCGACGTCGAGCCTGATGTACTCGGTACACGGCCGGAAGGTCACCCGTTGA
- a CDS encoding AMP-binding protein, whose protein sequence is MIHDPPLDTRIGDLVPPALREEWVRAGHCPDRDLHALFREHVDAHPHRDAVIDADGVLDYAALDREVDRIAAALAAAGIGPGDIVGVRMPNGRRMVVAELAVAAVGAAVLAYPAGRGTRDTHSLLGRSRAAAAIFGAVDDAEDAGTIPSLRRIFTFGAGESGRVHSTTPRRRAGPPGRRTPRHRCASSSPRVPKRNRR, encoded by the coding sequence ATGATCCACGATCCACCGCTCGATACCAGGATCGGCGACCTCGTTCCTCCCGCGCTGCGCGAGGAATGGGTGCGTGCCGGGCACTGCCCGGATCGGGACCTGCACGCCCTGTTCCGCGAGCACGTCGACGCCCACCCGCACCGAGACGCCGTCATCGACGCTGACGGGGTGCTCGACTACGCGGCGCTGGATCGCGAAGTCGATCGGATCGCCGCCGCGCTCGCCGCGGCCGGCATCGGCCCCGGCGACATCGTCGGTGTCCGGATGCCCAACGGCCGGCGCATGGTCGTCGCCGAACTCGCCGTCGCCGCCGTCGGTGCCGCCGTTCTCGCCTACCCGGCAGGCCGAGGCACCCGGGACACCCACAGCCTGCTCGGCCGGTCCCGCGCTGCGGCCGCGATCTTCGGTGCCGTCGACGACGCCGAGGACGCGGGCACGATTCCTTCGCTGCGCCGGATCTTCACCTTCGGCGCCGGCGAATCGGGGCGCGTTCACTCGACGACGCCCCGGCGGCGCGCTGGTCCGCCCGGCCGCAGGACGCCGAGGCACCGGTGCGCATCCTCGTCACCTCGGGTTCCGAAGCGGAACCGAAGATGA
- a CDS encoding carboxymuconolactone decarboxylase family protein produces the protein MTTSGTTRLDLEWLTPQHLGSLYRLAHESGVEAQESGLDPILLDLVRLRASQLNGCRFCTAMHSRQARENGETRQRLAELPTWAESARFAAHERAALLLTESVTRLPGGKVPDEHYRPAEEHFDRSQLAHLLWTITLVNAFNRLAIGNRLSQH, from the coding sequence ATGACCACGTCCGGCACCACCCGCCTCGACCTTGAGTGGCTCACACCGCAGCACCTCGGGTCCCTGTACCGGCTCGCGCACGAATCCGGTGTCGAAGCGCAGGAATCCGGGCTGGATCCGATCCTGCTCGACCTGGTGCGGCTGCGCGCCTCGCAGCTCAACGGGTGTCGGTTCTGCACCGCCATGCACTCGCGGCAGGCACGGGAGAACGGTGAGACTCGGCAGCGCCTGGCCGAACTGCCCACGTGGGCGGAGTCGGCCCGGTTCGCCGCGCACGAGCGCGCGGCGCTGCTGCTCACCGAGTCCGTCACGCGCCTGCCGGGCGGCAAGGTCCCCGACGAGCACTACCGGCCCGCCGAGGAGCACTTCGACCGGTCTCAGCTGGCGCACCTGCTGTGGACGATCACCTTGGTCAACGCCTTCAACCGGCTCGCGATCGGCAATCGGCTCTCCCAGCACTGA
- a CDS encoding class I adenylate-forming enzyme family protein: MRILVTSGSEAEPKMIAYSHNAMGGGRANYVRALAEAARPGEPMRALMLMSLASSYGSCATHVAVAALGATLVLVDRYETTAALELITRYRPSHVFGVPTMLRRLADHPPIPDEDLSSVGTVVSSAAPLSEVTRRAAARRFGAPVISVYGSSDGINCHTARTPDEPGTGIPDPSVAEIRIVGEDGTEVPGGSSGEILARGPMTPLSYVADPELDARYRTPDGWVRSGDRGVIDELGRLHVLGRLRQVVSRGGLHISPAEVEREIAAHPSVVDVACVGVPDDDLGERLCACLSHTPGTAEPTLSELTAFLETDRGLERRKLPELLVVLPELPLAPTGKVCRRTVTAIVAERTHIRVSGGIR; encoded by the coding sequence GTGCGCATCCTCGTCACCTCGGGTTCCGAAGCGGAACCGAAGATGATCGCCTACTCGCACAACGCGATGGGCGGCGGCCGCGCGAACTACGTGCGCGCCCTCGCCGAAGCCGCGCGGCCGGGCGAGCCGATGCGGGCGTTGATGCTGATGTCGCTGGCGTCCTCGTACGGTTCCTGCGCGACCCACGTGGCGGTCGCCGCACTGGGCGCCACGCTTGTGCTGGTGGACCGGTATGAGACGACCGCCGCGCTGGAACTGATCACCCGGTACCGCCCGAGCCACGTGTTCGGAGTGCCCACGATGCTGCGCCGCCTCGCCGACCACCCGCCGATCCCGGACGAGGACCTCAGCAGCGTCGGCACGGTCGTGTCCAGCGCGGCCCCGCTGTCCGAGGTGACTCGCCGGGCCGCCGCACGACGGTTCGGGGCTCCCGTGATCAGCGTGTACGGGTCCTCCGACGGGATCAACTGCCACACCGCGCGCACTCCCGACGAGCCCGGAACCGGAATCCCCGATCCCTCGGTCGCCGAGATCCGCATCGTCGGCGAGGACGGCACCGAGGTGCCCGGCGGTTCGAGCGGCGAGATCCTGGCCCGCGGCCCGATGACGCCCCTGAGCTACGTCGCCGATCCCGAACTCGACGCCCGCTACCGCACTCCTGACGGCTGGGTGCGCAGCGGTGATCGCGGCGTGATCGACGAGCTCGGACGGCTGCACGTGCTGGGCAGGTTGCGGCAGGTCGTGTCCCGCGGCGGTCTGCACATCAGTCCCGCCGAGGTCGAGCGGGAGATCGCGGCACATCCCTCGGTCGTCGACGTGGCCTGCGTGGGCGTGCCGGACGACGACCTCGGCGAACGGTTGTGCGCCTGTCTGAGCCACACGCCAGGGACCGCCGAACCCACGCTGTCCGAGCTCACCGCGTTCCTCGAAACCGATCGCGGGCTGGAACGCCGGAAACTGCCGGAACTGCTCGTCGTGCTCCCGGAGCTGCCGCTGGCCCCGACCGGGAAGGTCTGCCGCCGCACCGTCACCGCGATCGTCGCCGAACGCACGCACATCCGCGTCTCTGGGGGAATTCGATGA